A single Garra rufa chromosome 9, GarRuf1.0, whole genome shotgun sequence DNA region contains:
- the irgq1 gene encoding T-cell-specific guanine nucleotide triphosphate-binding protein 2 has protein sequence MANGFNMPPKIQEDHLNKIKDVFASKSPEEIPHQLMSLLEVFDHFKIDIAVTGESGAGKSSLINAILGLNPDDRRAAETGVVETTMEATLYVHPDLPHIRLWDLPGMGTTSFTSKSYVKTMNFDLYDMFMVVISERVRENNMLLVDEIKQRKKPFYFIRTKIDNDVRRKKSKHLKMRALDQMRQDCEKNLEEKKVDPHVFLVSTHDTEDYEFRKLMHTFKEGVSQLRAEVFSDFLDKMLHGGWFKARYATNHIQQTGKLETEDITALQNMYKRTGFGAAKVRDVLEALSHFQLDVAVLGETGSGASTLVKALIGLENEECGEASVSVSNPAMCLGYPDVRFWDISGIEAFMDYSMYDMKQALNGYDFYIIIVSDWKKARHLKLAKTVQELRKHYLLVQTKVDCHLQTQSDLCSDETEILDELRGQFMQELQMAKLSEQQLFLINSLDRCALDFVGLESALSSDLNIVRTSAFAYYIARTLKEQE, from the exons ATGGCTAATGG ATTCAACATGCCCCCAAAAATCCAAGAGGACCATCTGAACAAAATCAAGGATGTGTTTGCCTCTAAAAGTCCTGAAGAAATTCCCCACCAGCTTATGTCTCTTTTGGAGGTGTTTGACCATTTTAAGATAGATATCGCTGTGACTGGAGAGTCTGGTGCAGGAAAGTCTTCTCTTATCAATGCAATCCTCGGATTGAATCCTGATGACAGAAGGGCTGCTGAAACTGGAGTTGTGGAAACCACAATGGAAGCCACCTTGTATGTGCATCCAGACCTTCCACACATCAGGCTGTGGGATCTCCCAGGGATGGGCACTACTTCGTTTACGTCCAAGAGTTATGTCAAGACAATGAACTTTGATCTATACGATATGTTCATGGTTGTGATATCAGAGAGAGTCAGAGAAAACAACATGTTGTTGGTTGATGAAATTAAGCAACGAAAGAAGCCGTTTTATTTCATTAGAACAAAAATTGATAATGATGTGCGTAGAAAGAAAAGCAAACACTTAAAAATGCGTGCATTGGATCAAATGAGACAAGACTGTGAGAAAAATCTAGAGGAGAAGAAAGTGGACCCACATGTGTTCCTAGTTTCAACCCATGACACTGAAGATTATGAGTTTCGGAAGCTCATGCACACTTTTAAGGAAGGGGTTTCGCAACTTAGAGCAGAGGTATTTTCAGATTTTCTGGACAAGATGTTACATGGAGGATGGTTTAAAGCTAG GTATGCTACGAACCACATCCAACAGACTGGGAAACTTGAAACAGAGGACATCACAGCATTGCAGAATATGTATAAGCGCACAGGCTTTGGAGCTGCGAAAGTCAGAGATGTTCTGGAGGCTCTGAGTCACTTTCAGCTAGATGTTGCAGTTTTGGGTGAGACGGGCTCTGGAGCGTCTACTTTGGTAAAAGCATTAATTGGGCTGGAGAATGAGGAGTGTGGTGAAGCTTCAGTGTCCGTCAGCAACCCAGCAATGTGTCTGGGTTACCCGGATGTCCGGTTCTGGGACATATCCGGCATAGAGGCATTCATGGATTACTCGATGTATGATATGAAACAAGCCTTGAATGGTTATGACTTCTACATCATCATTGTATCAGACTGGAAGAAAGCACGGCATTTAAAACTGGCCAAAACAGTTCAAGAATTAAGGAAGCATTACCTCTTGGTCCAGACCAAAGTAGACTGTCATCTACAGACTCAAAGTGACTTGTGCTCTGATGAAACTGAGATACTTGATGAGCTTCGGGGACAATTTATGCAAGAGCTTCAGATGGCAAAACTGTCTGAACAGCAGCTTTTTCTCATCAACAGTCTAGACAGATGTGCATTAGACTTTGTTGGTTTGGAAAGTGCACTCTCCAGTGACCTCAACATTGTCAGGACAAGTGCTTTTGCATATTATATAGCAAGAACACTAAAGGAACAAGAATAA
- the LOC141343403 gene encoding interferon-inducible GTPase 5-like, producing the protein MESQDPAVAEAVNASGESNLEKAKAKAKETFDQLVNVSLNIAVTGRTGSGKSTFINALRGLNKGKNYDDDNGAAPTGVTETTMEPTMYEHPAASNVKIWDLPGIGSPNLKKKYLKDVKFNTYDFFIIISSERFTQNDVMLAKEIKKQKNFFYFVRSKIEDVIRAEKKKRRFDEKKVLSTIREDCQKNLKEVGDPKFFLISSFELEKYDFERFQNTLEEEIPQHKRYALLQAWPVCSAESLEKKIKMFQGMIWAVSLASAGVAFIPVAGVSAACDASMVVLFLTRCYYAFGLDDTSLTRLSEKVIKPHLKDLDKSKYVTAIKEKAVTRIQVSAALSTLTAAEFLLSLVPGVGSAAAAGLSFSTTYYLLREGLNDLANTAKKNQKRSWSGQNVITSKTVVLNPVLRLISCRACMLFPLLSWTK; encoded by the exons ATGGAAAGTCAAGACCCTGCTGTAGCTGAGGCAGTAAATGCATCAGGCGAGTCCAACCTGGAAAAGGCCAAAGCAAAAGCTAAAGAAACATTTGATCAGTTGGTTAATGTTTCACTTAATATTGCTGTGACTGGACGGACAGGATCTGGGAAATCCACCTTTATAAATGCACTGAGAGGTCTGAACAAAGGTAAGAACTATGACGAT GACAATGGAGCAGCACCTACTGGAGTCACAGAAACTACAATGGAGCCCACCATGTATGAACATCCTGCAGCATCAAATGTGAAAATCTGGGACCTGCCTGGAATAGGAAgtccaaacttaaaaaaaaaataccttaaagACGTCAAATTTAACACCTATGATTTCTTCATTATAATTAGTTCAGAGCGGTTCACGCAGAATGATGTTATGTTGGCTAAAGAGATTAAAAAACAGaagaattttttttactttgttcgTTCCAAGATTGAAGATGTCATCAGAgcagagaaaaagaaaagaagattTGATGAGAAAAAAGTTCTTTCAACAATAAGAGAGGACTGTCAGAAAAACTTAAAAGAAGTGGGAGACCCAAAATTTTTCTTGATATCATCTTTTGAATTGGAAAAATATGATTTTGAAAGATTTCAAAACACTCTTGAAGAAGAGATTCCACAACACAAGAGATATGCTCTTCTACAAGCCTGGCCAGTGTGCTCTGCTGAATCTCTTGAGAAGAAGATCAAGATGTTTCAAGGGATGATCTGGGCTGTATCTCTCGCCTCTGCTGGTGTAGCATTCATCCCTGTGGCTGGTGTATCAGCAGCATGCGATGCAAGCATGGTTGTGCTTTTCCTTACAAGGTGCTACTATGCATTTGGTTTGGATGATACATCACTGACAAGGCTTTCAGAAAAAGTGATCAAGCCCCACCTGAAAGATCTGGACAAATCAAAATATGTTACTGCCATCAAAGAAAAAGCCGTGACCAGAATACAAGTCTCTGCTGCGCTTTCTACCCTTACTGCAGCTGAGTTTTTGCTGAGTCTTGTTCCAGGTGTAGGCAGTGCTGCTGCTGCAGGATTATCCTTCAGTACAACTTACTACCTCCTGAGAGAAGGATTAAATGATCTGGCAAATActgctaaaaaaaatcagaaaagaaGCTGGTCTGGACAAAATGTAATAACTTCTAAAACAGTGGTTCTTAATCCTGTCCTGAGGTTAATTTCTTGTAGAGCATGTATGCTTTTTCCACTTCTGTCATGGACTAAATAG
- the LOC141343301 gene encoding interferon-inducible GTPase 5-like, with protein sequence MESQDPAVVEAINASGESNLERATAVATETFDQLMNVSLNIAVTGKTGSGKSTFINGFRGLNTDLNDDDDDDDHDDDDDDDDDDDEEDGAAPTGVTETTMKPTMYEHPAASNVKIWDLPGIGSPNFKANKYLKDVNFDTYDFFIIINSERFTENDVMLAKEIKKRKKNFYFVRSKIDNDIRAEKRKRKFNKNKILNKIREDCQKNLKELGDPKVFLISSFKLEKYDFERLQNTLEEELPQHKRYALLQAWPVCSTECLEKKIKMFQGMIWAVSLASAGVAVVPVPGVSAACDATMVVLFLTRCYYAFGLDDKSLTRLSEKVNKPHLKDLAKSKYVTAIKEKALTRIQVSAALATLAAAEFLLSLVPGVGSAAAAGISFGTTYYLLREGLNDLANSAREIRKEAGLDKM encoded by the coding sequence ATGGAAAGTCAAGACCCTGCTGTTGTTGAGGCAATAAATGCATCAGGCGAGTCCAATCTGGAAAGAGCTACGGCAGTGGCTACAGAAACATTTGATCAGTTAATGAATGTCTCACTTAACATTGCCGTGACTGGAAAGACAGGATCTGGGAAATCCACCTTTATAAATGGATTTAGAGGTCTGAACACAGATttgaatgatgatgatgatgatgatgatcatgatgatgatgatgatgatgatgatgatgatgatgaagaggatGGAGCAGCCCCTACTGGAGTCACAGAAACTACAATGAAGCCCACCATGTATGAACATCCTGCAGCATCAAATGTGAAAATCTGGGACCTACCTGGAATAGGAAGTCCAAACTTCAAAGCAAATAAATATCTGAAAGATGTTAATTTTGACACCTATGATTTCTTCATTATAATTAACTCAGAGAGGTTCACGGAGAATGATGTTATGTTGGCTAAAGAGattaaaaaaaggaagaaaaactTTTACTTTGTTCGCTCCAAGATTGACAATGACATCAGAGCagagaaaaggaaaagaaaatttAATAAGAACAAAAtccttaacaaaataagagaggaCTGTCAAAAAAACTTGAAAGAACTGGGAGACCCAAAAGTTTTCTTGATATCATCTTTCAAATTGGAGAAATATGATTTTGAAAGACTTCAAAACACTCTTGAAGAAGAGCTTCCACAACACAAGAGATATGCTCTTCTACAAGCCTGGCCAGTGTGCTCTACTGAATGTCTTGAGAAGAAGATCAAGATGTTTCAAGGGATGATCTGGGCTGTATCTCTCGCCTCTGCTGGTGTAGCAGTCGTACCTGTGCCTGGTGTATCAGCAGCATGCGATGCAACCATGGTTGTGCTTTTCCTCACAAGGTGCTACTATGCATTTGGTTTGGATGATAAATCACTGACAAGGCTTTCAGAAAAAGTGAACAAGCCCCACCTGAAAGATCTGGCCAAATCAAAGTATGTTACTGCCATCAAAGAAAAAGCTCTGACCAGAATACAAGTCTCTGCTGCGCTTGCTACCCTTGCTGCAGCTGAGTTTTTGCTGAGTCTTGTTCCAGGTGTAGGCAGTGCTGCTGCTGCAGGAATATCCTTCGGTACGACTTACTACCTCCTGAGAGAAGGATTAAATGATCTGGCAAATTCTGCTCGAGAAATCAGAAAAGAAGCTGGTCTGGACAAAATGTAA